One Xiphophorus maculatus strain JP 163 A chromosome 9, X_maculatus-5.0-male, whole genome shotgun sequence DNA segment encodes these proteins:
- the fkbp8 gene encoding peptidyl-prolyl cis-trans isomerase FKBP8 gives MDASDGHENALSAKKSGKTSLLDSGEDFEVLDEEDIDDDLPPLEDAGGGDENVADNTGKKTAEEESEASAQMDEWLDVLGNDQLKKKVLEPGKGRASRPQKGQDVEINLKTLLMDGTLVEEQNNLSFTLGDGDVIQALDLTVQLMEMGEKALIHTDAKYAYGARGSLEPEVPPNAQLSLEVELVKATDAPDVELMPPSDRIALAIRKRERGNVHYQRTDYAFAVNSYSIALQITESNSKVDISPEEEEELLDVKVKCLNNMAASQLKLDHYDAALKSCVSALAHQPDNIKALFRMGKVLALQGEYTEAIQTLRKALKLEPSNKTIHAELSKLVKKHSEQRGAEQAMYKKMLGNPSKSGTTKSRAKSSWGLSWKWLFGATAVAIGGVALSVVIAARN, from the exons ATGGACGCATCAGATGGCCATGAAAATGCTCTATCTGCCAAGAAGAGTGGAAAAACCTCATTGCTGGACAGCGGGGAGGACTTTGAGGTTTTAGATGAAGAAGACATCGATGATGACCTTCCTCCTTTGGAAGATGCAGGGGGAGGGGATGAGAATGTAGCAGATAATACAGGAaagaaaactgcagaggaagaaTCTGAGGCTTCAGCACAAATGGATGAATGGCTGGATGTGTTGG GAAATGACCAGCTTAAGAAGAAAGTCTTGGAGCCAGGGAAGGGGCGAGCTAGCCGACCTCAAAAAGGACAAGATGTGgaaattaatctgaaaacaCTTTTGATGGATGGAACCCTTGTTGAGGAGCAAAATAATCTGTCGTTTACTCTGGGGGACGGCGATGTCATTCAA GCACTGGATCTGACTGTGCAGCTCATGGAAATGGGAGAGAAGGCGCTCATTCACACTGATGCAAAATATGCATATGGTGCCAGGGGAAG CCTTGAACCTGAGGTACCCCCTAACGCACAGCTATCCTTAGAAGTGGAACTTGTGAAAGCTACTGACGCGCCAGACGTGGAGCTGATGCCGCCTTCAGACAGAATTGCACTGGCCATCCGCAAGAGAGAGAGGGGCAATGTTCACTATCAGCGCACAGACTATGCTTTTGCTGTCAACTCATACAGCATTGCCCTGCAGATTACAGAGTCAAACTCCAAAG TTGACATTAGtcctgaggaggaggaggaattgCTGGATGTCAAAGTCAAGTGTCTGAATAACATGGCTGCCTCTCAGTTGAAGTTGGACCACTATGATGCGGCCCTTAAATCTTGCGTTTCCGCTCTTGCGCACCAGCCAGACAACATAAAAGCCCTTTTCCGCATGGGCAAG GTTCTGGCTTTGCAAGGGGAATACACTGAGGCCATTCAAACCTTACGGAAAGCactgaagctggaaccaagcaACAag ACAATTCATGCAGAGCTCTCCAAGCTGGTGAAGAAGCACTCGGAGCAGAGGGGAGCAGAACAGGCCATGTACAAGAAGATGTTAggaaatccttccaaaagtggCACGACAAAATCCAGAGCCAAGTCTTCATGG GGTCTCAGCTGGAAGTGGCTTTTTGGTGCGACTGCTGTGGCCATTGGTGGAGTAGCTCTATCTGTTGTCATAGCGGCCAGAAACTGA